A stretch of the Pseudomonas sp. ACM7 genome encodes the following:
- a CDS encoding D-amino acid dehydrogenase, whose protein sequence is MAQRVCIIGGGVIGLTTAYALVRDGIDVTLIEARDSLGSETSFANGGQLSYRYVAPLADAGVPLQALGWMLRGDSPLKLRPRLDPAQWRWMASFLAACRRSVNQRNGAHLLRLALLSQATLQVWREEDPLDGFDWRRNGKLVTFREAASFEHARHGLADPQQQHVLSRAECAQLEPALAEAPFVGAIYTPDEEVADCHAFCQQLLARLQASGRCEFLLGRKVTGIRHADGAVQAVEIGSQVLPVEQLVIAAGHRSPALALPGMNLPLYPLKGYSLTLPIRAEHRAPELSITDYNRKIVYARIGEQLRVAAMVDIVGFDPALDPKRLALIKRQAQETLPNAGDYDAAIEWAGMRPATPSGVPLIGATVYRNLWLNLGHGALGFTLACGSARLLSELIARRTPSIEMQGLAPRVA, encoded by the coding sequence CATCGGGCTGACGACGGCTTACGCACTGGTTCGCGACGGCATCGACGTGACGCTGATCGAGGCCCGGGACTCGCTGGGCAGCGAGACCAGTTTCGCCAACGGCGGCCAGTTGTCCTACCGCTACGTCGCACCGCTGGCCGATGCCGGCGTACCGTTGCAGGCGCTTGGCTGGATGCTGCGCGGTGACTCGCCGTTGAAGCTGCGCCCGCGCCTGGACCCGGCGCAATGGCGCTGGATGGCGTCCTTCCTGGCGGCTTGCCGTCGTTCGGTGAATCAGCGCAACGGCGCGCACCTGCTGCGTCTGGCGCTGCTGAGCCAGGCCACGCTGCAAGTCTGGCGCGAAGAAGACCCTCTCGACGGTTTCGACTGGCGGCGCAACGGCAAACTGGTGACGTTTCGTGAAGCCGCGAGTTTTGAACATGCGCGCCATGGCCTGGCCGATCCGCAACAGCAGCATGTGCTGTCGCGGGCCGAATGCGCCCAACTGGAGCCTGCACTCGCCGAGGCGCCGTTTGTGGGAGCGATTTATACGCCTGACGAAGAAGTCGCCGATTGCCATGCTTTCTGCCAGCAACTGCTGGCTCGACTCCAGGCGTCGGGGCGTTGCGAGTTTTTGCTCGGGCGCAAGGTCACCGGCATTCGCCACGCGGACGGCGCGGTGCAGGCCGTCGAAATAGGTTCGCAAGTGCTGCCTGTCGAGCAACTGGTGATTGCCGCCGGTCATCGCAGTCCGGCGCTGGCGCTGCCCGGCATGAACTTGCCGCTGTATCCGCTCAAGGGCTACAGCCTGACCTTGCCCATCCGCGCCGAACATCGCGCGCCGGAGCTGAGCATCACCGATTACAACCGCAAGATCGTTTACGCCCGCATCGGTGAACAACTGCGCGTGGCGGCGATGGTCGATATTGTCGGTTTCGACCCGGCACTCGACCCCAAACGTCTGGCGCTGATCAAGCGCCAGGCGCAGGAAACCTTACCGAATGCTGGCGATTACGACGCCGCCATCGAATGGGCCGGCATGCGCCCGGCCACCCCCAGCGGCGTGCCGTTGATCGGGGCCACGGTGTATCGCAACCTGTGGCTCAACCTCGGCCATGGAGCCCTGGGTTTTACCCTGGCTTGTGGCAGCGCCCGGTTGCTCAGCGAGTTGATCGCCCGGCGCACACCTTCAATCGAAATGCAGGGCCTCGCCCCCCGCGTCGCCTGA